From Micromonospora sp. NBC_01699, a single genomic window includes:
- a CDS encoding cystathionine gamma-lyase has translation MIDEQDPRGYGDGTRCVHAGLPEPEPGQPFLPGPVFAAPYHLDPAAGPSASPNGYGRPDNPTRRSLEAAIGELEGGDCLAFASGQAAISAVLLALLKPGDGVVLPTDGYFPVRAFASSTLATMGVRVEFAPTVGPYPSFEGVRLLLLETPANPGLDVCDVAELTDRAHAAGALVVVDNTTATPLGQRPLDLGADLVVASGTKALTGHSDLLLGYVATRSAELLEPLRAWRATTGSVPGAFDSWLAHRSLATLDLRLARQSANAAAVAVALHERADVTGLRWPGLAGDPSYPVASRQMRRVPGVLAFDLGDADRVTRFLHAAKLVFAATSFGGLHTSADRRAQWGDDTPPGFVRLSCGVEDTADLVADITTALDAAG, from the coding sequence ATGATCGACGAGCAGGACCCGCGCGGCTACGGCGACGGCACCCGGTGTGTGCACGCCGGACTCCCCGAGCCGGAGCCGGGACAGCCGTTCCTGCCCGGTCCGGTGTTCGCCGCGCCGTACCACCTCGACCCGGCGGCCGGACCCTCGGCGAGCCCGAACGGCTACGGTCGGCCGGACAACCCCACCCGACGGTCGCTGGAGGCGGCGATCGGGGAACTGGAGGGGGGCGACTGCCTCGCCTTCGCCAGCGGGCAGGCGGCGATCAGTGCGGTGCTGCTGGCGCTGCTCAAGCCCGGTGACGGCGTGGTGCTGCCGACCGACGGCTACTTCCCGGTACGGGCCTTCGCCAGCTCCACCCTGGCCACCATGGGCGTACGGGTCGAGTTCGCGCCGACGGTCGGGCCGTACCCGTCGTTCGAGGGGGTCCGGCTGCTGCTGCTGGAGACGCCGGCCAACCCCGGTCTGGACGTCTGCGACGTGGCCGAACTGACCGACCGGGCGCACGCCGCCGGGGCGCTGGTAGTGGTCGACAACACCACCGCCACCCCGCTCGGCCAGCGCCCGCTCGACCTCGGCGCGGACCTCGTCGTCGCCTCCGGCACCAAGGCGTTGACCGGTCACTCCGACCTGCTGCTCGGTTACGTCGCGACCCGGTCGGCCGAGCTGCTGGAGCCGCTGCGGGCCTGGCGGGCCACCACCGGCTCGGTTCCCGGCGCGTTCGACTCCTGGCTGGCACACCGGTCGCTGGCCACCCTCGACCTGCGGCTGGCCCGGCAGAGCGCCAACGCGGCGGCGGTGGCGGTGGCGTTGCACGAGCGGGCCGACGTGACCGGTCTGCGCTGGCCGGGGCTTGCCGGGGACCCGTCGTACCCGGTGGCGAGCCGGCAGATGCGTCGGGTGCCGGGCGTACTCGCGTTCGACCTCGGCGACGCCGACCGGGTGACCCGGTTCCTGCACGCCGCCAAGCTGGTCTTCGCCGCGACCTCGTTCGGTGGCCTGCACACCAGCGCCGACCGCCGGGCACAGTGGGGCGACGACACCCCGCCCGGCTTCGTCCGGCTCTCCTGTGGCGTGGAGGACACCGCCGACCTGGTCGCGGACATCACCACGGCGCTCGACGCGGCCGGCTGA
- a CDS encoding DUF397 domain-containing protein: MSAPTTTTMAAFATAAWRKSSRSGDQGACVEFAVTTEAIGVRDSKDPGGPILTFPATAWSAFAGAVPTGRIID, translated from the coding sequence ATGTCCGCTCCAACCACCACCACGATGGCCGCGTTCGCGACCGCCGCCTGGCGCAAGAGCAGCCGCAGTGGCGACCAGGGCGCCTGCGTGGAGTTCGCCGTCACCACCGAGGCGATCGGCGTCCGGGACTCCAAGGATCCCGGCGGCCCGATCCTGACCTTCCCCGCCACCGCCTGGTCGGCCTTCGCCGGTGCCGTACCGACCGGTCGGATCATCGACTGA
- a CDS encoding helix-turn-helix domain-containing protein codes for MAPKTARARRLGIALRSFREAAGLTLERAAEEINSTRSTLSRYENALSLPSPATVRALLMHYNVDGDELKNTIELAKEAKKPGWWVSYSYLLDRKTADFIALESEATAIQSFEPSLVPGLLQTPDYIRAIMRGGPHTLGDDEIEGRVQFRLNRQKRLTATPDPLVLDAVIDEVALLRKVGGDDVWAEQLEHLIKLSEIPHVTIGVIPISAGYHRGTRGSLHILEFGPDDQPLASVETVAGQLSFDTTTELDTCTKIMQHLRTVALSPEESNKLISNLLKGQ; via the coding sequence ATGGCACCGAAGACCGCCCGCGCCCGCCGCCTCGGCATCGCCCTCAGGTCCTTTCGCGAGGCTGCCGGACTGACCCTCGAACGCGCGGCCGAGGAGATCAACAGCACCCGCAGCACCCTGTCCAGATACGAGAACGCCCTCAGCCTGCCCAGCCCGGCGACCGTCCGCGCCCTGCTCATGCACTACAACGTGGACGGTGACGAGCTGAAGAACACGATCGAGCTGGCGAAGGAAGCCAAGAAGCCAGGCTGGTGGGTGTCGTACTCGTACCTGCTGGACCGCAAGACCGCCGACTTCATCGCGTTGGAGTCCGAGGCGACCGCCATCCAGTCGTTCGAACCGTCCCTGGTGCCGGGACTGTTGCAGACGCCGGACTACATCCGGGCGATCATGCGCGGCGGCCCGCACACCCTCGGCGACGACGAGATCGAGGGGCGGGTCCAGTTCCGCCTCAACCGCCAGAAGCGGCTGACCGCCACCCCCGATCCGCTGGTTCTCGACGCGGTGATCGACGAGGTGGCGCTGCTGCGCAAGGTCGGCGGCGACGACGTCTGGGCGGAGCAACTGGAACACCTGATCAAGCTCTCCGAGATACCGCACGTCACCATCGGGGTGATCCCGATCTCCGCCGGCTACCACCGCGGCACCAGGGGATCACTGCACATCCTCGAATTCGGCCCAGATGATCAACCCTTGGCCTCGGTCGAGACCGTCGCGGGACAGCTCTCCTTCGACACCACAACCGAGTTGGACACCTGCACGAAGATCATGCAGCATCTCCGCACCGTGGCCCTGAGCCCGGAGGAGAGCAACAAGCTGATCTCCAACCTCCTGAAGGGACAGTAG
- a CDS encoding D-alanine--D-alanine ligase family protein: protein MTSPRKTRIAVVFGGRSTEHAISCVSAGSIISALDPDEYEVVPVGITKAGEWVLTSGDPQQLVITERNLPEITANSGSSVVLPADPTGHGLMVLDPTEGPAALGDIDLVFPALHGAYGEDGTIQGLLEMAGIPYVGSGVFASAAAMDKEFTKKLAVAEGIPTGPYVVLRSGMTLTEQDKERLGLPVFVKPSRAGSSYGITKVSDWADLEAAIVTARQIDAKVLVEAAIVGREIECGVLEGEAGGGPEASVLAEVRVANDREFYDFEAKYLGDACEYDIPAVLPERITRQVQEYACRTFTALDCAGLARVDFFVTPDLDIYLNEINTMPGFTSTSMFPQMWAAAGLEYPKLVDRLIRTGLRRGTGLR from the coding sequence GTGACAAGCCCACGGAAGACCCGCATCGCAGTCGTCTTCGGCGGTCGTAGCACGGAGCATGCGATCTCCTGCGTGAGCGCCGGCAGCATCATCAGCGCCTTGGATCCGGACGAATACGAGGTGGTGCCCGTGGGCATCACCAAAGCCGGCGAATGGGTGCTGACCAGTGGTGACCCACAGCAATTGGTCATTACTGAACGTAATCTTCCGGAGATCACCGCGAATTCCGGTTCCTCCGTCGTGCTGCCGGCCGACCCGACCGGCCACGGCCTGATGGTGCTCGACCCCACCGAGGGACCGGCCGCGCTCGGCGACATCGACCTCGTCTTCCCCGCCCTGCACGGCGCGTACGGGGAGGACGGCACCATCCAGGGGCTGCTGGAGATGGCCGGCATTCCGTACGTCGGGTCCGGGGTCTTCGCCTCCGCCGCCGCCATGGACAAGGAGTTCACCAAGAAGCTCGCCGTCGCCGAGGGCATCCCCACCGGCCCGTACGTGGTGCTGCGCAGCGGGATGACGCTCACCGAGCAGGACAAGGAACGGCTCGGTCTGCCGGTCTTCGTCAAGCCCTCCCGCGCCGGATCGTCGTACGGCATCACCAAGGTCTCGGACTGGGCCGACCTGGAGGCGGCGATCGTCACCGCCCGCCAGATCGACGCGAAGGTGCTGGTCGAGGCGGCGATCGTCGGCCGGGAGATCGAGTGCGGGGTGCTGGAGGGCGAGGCCGGCGGCGGCCCGGAGGCATCCGTACTGGCCGAGGTCCGGGTGGCGAACGACCGGGAGTTCTACGACTTCGAGGCCAAGTACCTCGGCGACGCCTGCGAGTACGACATCCCGGCCGTACTGCCCGAGCGGATCACCCGGCAGGTCCAGGAGTACGCCTGCCGTACCTTCACCGCGCTGGACTGCGCCGGCCTGGCCCGGGTCGACTTCTTCGTCACGCCCGACCTGGACATCTACCTCAACGAGATCAACACCATGCCGGGCTTCACCTCGACCTCGATGTTCCCGCAGATGTGGGCGGCGGCCGGGTTGGAGTACCCGAAGCTGGTCGACCGGTTGATCCGCACCGGCCTGCGCCGCGGCACCGGCCTCCGCTGA
- a CDS encoding DUF3515 family protein, producing MTQPVPEPSDPTGTDTSTGADVTTGADGPTGAGATTGGDASIGAGAPDRSMRQAAIWATVVALPLTVLVALFAFGRLAPASEATANPTPSATSAAPRAQSTAPVPVTAEPLGDRAATVCRALLSRLPASLGELAQRPVTVGPEQNAAYGDPAVTVACGRPLPSFPPTDQVWVVNKVCWHAQQQTDATVFVTVDREVPVQVTVPRGYDPPLQWIAPVADPVVAAVPSAMTKPTGCTA from the coding sequence ATGACACAGCCCGTCCCCGAGCCGAGCGACCCCACCGGGACCGACACGTCGACCGGAGCCGACGTGACTACCGGGGCCGACGGACCGACCGGTGCCGGGGCGACTACCGGCGGCGACGCGTCGATCGGGGCGGGTGCACCGGACCGGTCGATGCGGCAGGCCGCGATCTGGGCGACCGTGGTGGCCCTGCCGCTGACCGTGCTGGTGGCGCTGTTCGCCTTCGGTCGGCTGGCCCCCGCCTCGGAGGCCACCGCCAATCCGACACCCTCGGCCACCTCGGCGGCGCCACGGGCGCAGTCCACCGCCCCGGTCCCGGTGACCGCCGAACCGCTCGGTGACCGGGCGGCGACGGTCTGCCGGGCGTTGCTCTCCCGGCTCCCGGCGAGCCTCGGCGAGTTGGCGCAGCGTCCGGTCACCGTCGGCCCGGAACAGAACGCCGCGTACGGCGATCCGGCGGTCACCGTGGCCTGCGGCCGCCCGCTCCCCTCGTTCCCGCCGACCGACCAGGTCTGGGTGGTGAACAAGGTCTGCTGGCACGCGCAGCAGCAGACGGACGCGACGGTGTTCGTGACGGTGGACCGCGAGGTGCCGGTGCAGGTCACCGTGCCCCGTGGCTACGACCCGCCGTTGCAGTGGATCGCCCCGGTCGCCGATCCGGTGGTCGCCGCCGTGCCGTCCGCGATGACCAAGCCCACCGGCTGCACCGCCTGA
- a CDS encoding Lrp/AsnC ligand binding domain-containing protein, giving the protein MVQAYILIQTEVGRARDVAAQITDISGVVRVDAVTGPYDVVVLTEAHTVDELGKMIVSKVQLVPGITRTLTCSVVRL; this is encoded by the coding sequence GTGGTCCAGGCGTACATCCTCATCCAGACCGAGGTCGGAAGGGCGCGTGACGTGGCCGCGCAGATCACGGATATCTCCGGTGTGGTCCGGGTCGATGCCGTGACCGGGCCGTACGACGTGGTCGTTCTCACCGAGGCACACACGGTCGACGAGTTGGGCAAAATGATCGTCAGCAAGGTCCAGTTGGTGCCGGGCATCACCCGTACGCTGACCTGCTCGGTGGTGCGGCTCTAG
- a CDS encoding thiamine-phosphate kinase: MSVARTGEFGLIARVTARLASGPSVLLGPGDDAAVVSAPDGRVAASTDVLVEGRHFRRDWSSAVDVGHRAAAANLADIAAMGALPTALLVALCIPADLEVRWAEELADGLGAEAALVGASVVGGDMSASPTLTIAVTALGDLGGRAPVVRSGARPGDVVALAGRVGYAAAGYTVLSRGFRTPKLLVEAYRRPEVPYRAGPQAARLGATSMIDVSDGLLADLGHVATASAVGIDLRTAAFELPAQMRDAAHALGVDPYAWVLGGGDDHALAATFPAHLALPDDWRVIGRVVDGSGLTVDGKPYKGPTGWDHFR, translated from the coding sequence GTGAGCGTGGCCCGGACCGGCGAGTTCGGTCTGATCGCGCGGGTCACCGCCCGGCTGGCCAGCGGCCCGTCGGTGCTGCTCGGGCCCGGCGACGACGCCGCGGTGGTGAGCGCACCGGACGGGCGGGTGGCCGCCTCGACGGACGTGCTGGTCGAGGGGCGACACTTCCGGCGGGACTGGTCCTCGGCGGTCGACGTCGGGCACCGGGCCGCCGCCGCGAACCTGGCCGACATCGCCGCGATGGGAGCCCTGCCGACCGCGTTGCTGGTGGCCCTCTGCATCCCGGCCGACCTGGAGGTGCGCTGGGCCGAGGAACTCGCCGACGGGCTCGGCGCGGAGGCGGCGCTGGTCGGGGCGAGTGTGGTCGGCGGCGACATGTCGGCCAGTCCGACGCTGACCATCGCGGTCACCGCCCTCGGCGACCTGGGCGGCCGGGCGCCCGTCGTCCGCAGCGGTGCGCGGCCCGGCGACGTGGTCGCCCTCGCCGGCCGGGTCGGGTACGCCGCCGCCGGCTACACCGTGCTCTCACGCGGATTCCGTACGCCGAAACTGCTGGTGGAGGCGTACCGGCGGCCGGAGGTGCCGTACCGGGCCGGACCGCAGGCGGCACGACTCGGCGCCACCTCGATGATCGACGTGTCGGACGGGCTGCTCGCCGATCTCGGCCACGTGGCCACCGCCAGCGCGGTCGGCATCGACCTGCGCACCGCCGCCTTCGAACTCCCGGCACAGATGCGGGACGCGGCGCACGCCCTGGGCGTCGACCCGTACGCCTGGGTCCTGGGCGGTGGGGACGACCACGCCCTGGCCGCCACGTTCCCGGCGCACCTGGCCCTGCCGGACGACTGGCGGGTGATCGGGCGGGTGGTCGACGGGAGCGGGCTGACCGTCGACGGCAAGCCCTACAAGGGCCCGACCGGCTGGGACCACTTCCGGTAG
- a CDS encoding GNAT family N-acetyltransferase: protein MSEIEIRAVRYDSLVAQQLVADALADLGLRYGGSGDETPVEAGDFESPSGAFLVAYRGGEPVGCGGWRSHGDAGETAELKRMYTTPAARGRGVARAVLTAVERSAREHGRKRLILECGDQQPEAIAMYQACGYVQIENFGYYRDSPTCLSFGRPL from the coding sequence GTGAGTGAGATCGAGATCCGCGCGGTGCGCTACGACTCCCTGGTGGCCCAGCAACTCGTCGCCGACGCCCTGGCCGACCTCGGCCTGCGGTACGGCGGCAGCGGCGACGAGACGCCGGTCGAGGCGGGCGATTTCGAGTCGCCGTCCGGGGCGTTCCTGGTCGCGTACCGGGGTGGTGAGCCGGTCGGTTGCGGTGGCTGGCGCAGTCACGGCGACGCGGGCGAGACGGCCGAGCTGAAGCGGATGTACACCACACCGGCGGCCCGGGGACGCGGCGTGGCCCGCGCGGTGCTGACCGCGGTCGAGCGTTCCGCCCGCGAGCACGGCCGCAAACGGCTCATCCTGGAATGCGGCGACCAGCAACCCGAAGCGATCGCCATGTACCAAGCCTGCGGCTACGTCCAAATCGAAAACTTCGGCTACTACCGCGACTCCCCCACCTGCCTCTCCTTCGGCCGCCCCCTCTAA
- the rpmB gene encoding 50S ribosomal protein L28 translates to MASVCDVCGKGPGFGHNVSHSHRRTNRRWNPNIQTVRTPAGGGNTRKMQVCTSCIKAGKIVRA, encoded by the coding sequence GTGGCTAGCGTGTGCGACGTCTGTGGCAAGGGGCCGGGCTTCGGCCACAACGTTTCCCACTCGCACCGGCGGACCAACCGCCGCTGGAACCCGAACATCCAGACCGTGCGCACCCCGGCCGGTGGCGGCAACACCCGCAAGATGCAGGTCTGCACCTCCTGCATCAAGGCCGGCAAGATCGTCCGCGCCTGA
- a CDS encoding DAK2 domain-containing protein, with the protein MLETLDAAAVRRWCAGGLAALKRHQSEIDELNVYPVPDGDTGTNLVLTLTSAQQALALDLDNSAEQARTGPPGETAAGGQSPHGRVLRLMARGALLGARGNSGVIVSQILHGLADTLATTPAVRGRDLARALGAASAAAYAAVAVPVEGTVLTVVAAAADAAVRADTDELGAVARAAADGGADALARTPEQLPVLARAGVVDAGGRGLCVLLDALVEVITGAAPRRPSATVAAPAPAPPVTAVRETGAETYAYEVQFLLDAEPAAVRRLRTALAGLGDSLVVVGDEATPEQVTTWNVHVHVNDVGAAVEAGVSAGRPYHISVVRFADPEAGAGAREADRDVPAEGSPLDTGVPVAEPAPVEPTRPSGRSAVVMAHGAGLAELLAAEGATVVGGNPSTGELLAAIRSTGAAQVVVLPNDPNTQAVANAAAKEAHGHGVKVSVVPTRSPVQALAALAVRDPGRRFEDDVIAMAEAAGACRYGEVCHASREALTVAGRCQPGDVLALVEGEVHLIGTELVSTCAGLLDRMLGGGGELVTLLLGADAPTGLADSVRAHVSRRWPFVEVHDYPGGQPFYPLLVGIE; encoded by the coding sequence GTGCTGGAGACCCTCGACGCAGCCGCCGTCCGGCGGTGGTGCGCGGGCGGGCTGGCGGCACTCAAACGGCACCAGTCGGAGATCGACGAGCTGAACGTCTACCCGGTGCCCGACGGCGACACCGGCACCAACCTGGTGCTCACCCTCACCTCGGCCCAGCAGGCACTGGCACTCGACCTCGACAACTCGGCGGAGCAGGCACGGACCGGCCCACCCGGGGAGACGGCGGCGGGCGGGCAGAGCCCGCACGGGCGGGTGCTGCGGCTGATGGCGCGGGGGGCGCTGCTCGGCGCGCGGGGCAACTCCGGCGTGATCGTCTCGCAGATTCTGCACGGCCTGGCCGACACGCTCGCCACCACGCCGGCCGTACGGGGGCGGGACCTGGCGCGTGCGCTGGGGGCGGCCAGCGCGGCGGCGTACGCGGCGGTGGCGGTGCCGGTCGAGGGGACCGTACTGACAGTTGTCGCGGCAGCGGCCGACGCGGCGGTTCGGGCCGACACCGACGAGCTGGGCGCGGTGGCCCGGGCAGCCGCCGACGGCGGCGCGGACGCGCTGGCGCGTACCCCCGAGCAGTTGCCGGTGCTGGCCCGCGCCGGGGTCGTCGACGCCGGTGGGCGCGGCCTCTGCGTGCTGCTCGACGCGCTGGTCGAGGTGATCACCGGGGCGGCCCCGCGACGCCCGTCGGCCACCGTCGCGGCACCCGCGCCGGCACCGCCGGTCACCGCCGTCCGGGAGACCGGCGCCGAGACGTACGCCTACGAGGTGCAGTTCCTGCTCGACGCCGAGCCGGCGGCGGTGCGGCGGCTGCGCACGGCCCTCGCCGGGCTCGGCGACTCGCTGGTGGTGGTGGGCGACGAGGCGACGCCCGAGCAGGTCACCACCTGGAACGTGCACGTCCACGTCAACGACGTCGGTGCGGCGGTGGAGGCCGGGGTGAGCGCCGGCCGGCCGTACCACATCTCGGTCGTACGCTTCGCCGACCCGGAGGCCGGTGCCGGGGCACGGGAAGCCGACCGGGACGTACCGGCGGAGGGATCGCCCCTGGACACCGGTGTGCCGGTGGCGGAACCGGCACCGGTGGAGCCGACCCGACCGTCCGGGCGGTCGGCGGTGGTGATGGCGCACGGGGCGGGGCTGGCCGAACTGCTCGCCGCCGAGGGCGCGACCGTGGTCGGGGGCAACCCGTCCACCGGCGAACTGCTCGCCGCCATCAGGTCCACCGGCGCCGCCCAGGTGGTGGTCCTGCCCAACGACCCGAACACGCAGGCGGTGGCGAACGCCGCGGCCAAGGAGGCGCACGGCCACGGGGTGAAGGTCAGCGTGGTGCCGACCCGGTCACCGGTGCAGGCCCTGGCCGCGCTCGCCGTACGCGACCCGGGGCGCCGGTTCGAGGACGACGTCATCGCGATGGCCGAGGCGGCCGGGGCGTGCCGGTACGGCGAGGTCTGCCACGCCAGCCGGGAGGCGCTGACGGTGGCCGGCCGGTGCCAGCCCGGTGACGTACTGGCCCTGGTGGAGGGCGAGGTGCACCTGATCGGCACCGAGCTGGTGTCGACCTGCGCCGGGTTGCTCGACCGGATGCTCGGCGGTGGCGGTGAACTGGTCACCCTGCTGCTCGGTGCCGACGCGCCGACCGGCCTCGCCGACTCCGTACGGGCCCACGTATCGCGCCGCTGGCCGTTCGTGGAGGTGCACGATTATCCCGGCGGGCAGCCGTTCTACCCGCTGCTGGTGGGGATCGAATGA
- the recG gene encoding ATP-dependent DNA helicase RecG translates to MTEPSAPETPQTLTPDTALTLTPDTPLKTPLGDKTAKALASHLDLHTVGDLLYHFPRRYDERGEHTDIRSLEIGEQVTVLGQVQRTTVRPMRQRRGNLLEVIVGDSSGGTLTLTFFGNQAWRERELRSGRWGLFAGKVTEFRGKRQLNGPEYVLLGEGAADGEVAAAEEVEEFAGALIPVYPAAAAVPTWVIARCVRVVLDTVTMPEDPLPGTMRASRKLVGLGIALREIHRPATKEDLYRARHRLKWDEAFAVQLTLVQRKHRAAAWPARPRPPRDAGLLAAFDARLPYELTEGQRAVGEEIATDLATAHPMHRLLQGEVGSGKTVCALRAMLQVVDDGGQAALLAPTEVLAAQHFRGMLDLLGPLGRAGELDGDPAGTRVALVTGSLGAAARRAALEEVAAGRAGIVLGTHALLYEGVDFADLGLVVVDEQHRFGVEQRDALRAKAEQPPHVLVMTATPIPRTVAMTVYGDLEISTLAQLPRGRSPIASHVVPASEKPAFLDRAWRRLREEVNAGHQAYVVCPRIGDGPASAEEAPADESAKRPPLAVTEVAPLLAEGPLHGLRIGVLHGRLPADEKDSVMRSFAAGDLDVLVATTVVEVGVDVPNATVMIVLDADRFGVSQLHQLRGRVGRGSAAGLCLLVSEALEGTPARERLDAVASTSDGFRLAELDLEQRREGDVLGATQSGRRSHLRLLSLLRDSDLIRDARVEAITLVEQDPELAGQPALAASVAALVDEERAEYLEKG, encoded by the coding sequence ATGACCGAGCCGTCGGCACCCGAGACGCCACAGACGCTGACGCCCGACACAGCGCTGACGCTGACGCCCGACACGCCGCTGAAGACACCGCTCGGCGACAAGACGGCCAAGGCACTCGCCAGTCATCTCGACCTGCACACGGTCGGTGATCTGCTCTACCACTTCCCCCGCCGGTACGACGAGCGCGGCGAGCACACCGACATCCGGTCGTTGGAGATCGGCGAGCAGGTGACCGTACTCGGCCAGGTGCAGCGGACCACGGTCCGGCCGATGCGGCAGCGGCGCGGCAACCTGCTGGAGGTGATCGTCGGCGACTCCTCCGGCGGCACCCTGACCCTGACCTTCTTCGGCAACCAGGCGTGGCGGGAGCGGGAGCTGCGCTCCGGCCGGTGGGGACTGTTCGCCGGCAAGGTGACCGAGTTCCGGGGCAAGCGGCAGCTCAACGGCCCCGAGTACGTACTGCTCGGCGAGGGTGCGGCCGACGGCGAGGTGGCGGCTGCCGAGGAGGTCGAGGAGTTCGCCGGTGCGCTGATCCCGGTGTACCCGGCCGCGGCGGCGGTGCCGACCTGGGTGATCGCCCGGTGCGTCCGGGTGGTGCTGGACACCGTGACGATGCCCGAGGACCCGCTACCGGGGACGATGCGGGCCAGCCGGAAGCTGGTCGGGCTGGGCATTGCGCTGCGGGAGATCCACCGGCCGGCCACCAAGGAGGACCTGTACCGGGCCCGGCACCGGCTCAAGTGGGACGAGGCGTTCGCCGTACAGCTGACGTTGGTGCAGCGCAAGCATCGCGCGGCGGCGTGGCCGGCGCGACCCCGACCGCCCCGCGACGCCGGCCTGCTGGCCGCCTTCGACGCGCGCCTGCCCTACGAGCTGACCGAGGGTCAGCGTGCGGTCGGCGAGGAGATCGCCACCGACCTGGCCACCGCCCACCCGATGCACCGGTTGTTGCAGGGCGAGGTCGGCTCGGGCAAGACCGTCTGCGCGCTGCGGGCGATGCTCCAGGTGGTGGACGACGGGGGACAGGCGGCGCTGCTGGCACCGACCGAGGTGCTCGCCGCCCAGCATTTCCGGGGCATGCTCGATCTGCTCGGTCCGCTCGGCCGGGCCGGTGAACTGGACGGCGACCCGGCCGGGACGCGGGTCGCGCTGGTCACCGGGTCGCTCGGCGCGGCGGCCCGGCGGGCCGCGCTGGAAGAGGTGGCCGCCGGCCGCGCCGGCATCGTGCTGGGCACGCACGCCCTGCTGTACGAGGGGGTCGACTTCGCCGACCTGGGGTTGGTGGTGGTCGACGAGCAGCACCGGTTCGGGGTGGAGCAGCGGGACGCGTTGCGGGCCAAGGCGGAGCAGCCCCCGCACGTGCTGGTGATGACCGCGACCCCGATCCCGCGCACGGTGGCGATGACCGTCTACGGCGACCTGGAGATCTCCACCCTGGCCCAGTTGCCGCGCGGGCGGTCGCCGATCGCCTCGCACGTGGTGCCGGCGTCGGAGAAGCCGGCGTTCCTGGATCGCGCCTGGCGCCGTCTGCGGGAGGAGGTCAACGCCGGACACCAGGCGTACGTGGTCTGCCCGCGCATCGGTGACGGGCCGGCGTCGGCGGAGGAGGCACCGGCGGACGAGTCCGCGAAGCGGCCCCCGCTGGCGGTGACCGAGGTGGCGCCGTTGCTGGCCGAGGGGCCGTTGCACGGCTTGCGGATCGGGGTGCTGCACGGGCGGCTGCCGGCGGACGAGAAGGACTCGGTGATGCGGTCCTTCGCCGCCGGGGACCTGGACGTGCTGGTGGCGACGACGGTGGTCGAGGTCGGGGTGGACGTACCGAACGCCACCGTGATGATCGTGCTTGACGCGGACCGGTTCGGCGTCTCCCAGTTGCACCAGCTCCGGGGCCGGGTGGGCCGGGGTTCGGCGGCCGGTCTCTGCCTGCTGGTCTCGGAGGCGCTGGAGGGTACGCCGGCCCGCGAGCGGCTGGACGCGGTCGCCTCCACCTCGGACGGTTTCCGGCTGGCGGAGCTGGACCTGGAACAGCGTCGTGAGGGTGACGTGCTCGGTGCCACCCAGTCCGGTCGCCGCTCCCACCTGCGGCTGCTCTCCCTGCTGCGCGACAGCGACCTGATCCGGGACGCGCGGGTCGAGGCGATCACCCTGGTCGAGCAGGACCCGGAGTTGGCCGGTCAGCCGGCGTTGGCCGCCTCGGTGGCCGCCCTGGTCGACGAGGAACGCGCGGAGTACCTGGAGAAGGGCTGA